GTTTCGTCGGGCAGATCGAGGGACTTCCGCTGCATGTGGGCCACCGGCAGGTCCTCCTCGATTTACTCGCCTGAGCCGTCGTCGACGAAGGTCTCGTCGGCAGCGCGGATGGTCTCACCGCCGACCCCGCCGAGACTGGCCGGCATCCGTCTGGGCAGGGTTGGCGGCTCGACGAATCGGTCCACCAGCTCGCGGGTGCCGTCCACCCCGAGTCGATCGAAGAGCAGCTCGAGGCGCGCCGCCAGGTGGGCACCGATCTCGGCCTCGGCCTCCGGACCGATGGACCACAGGGCCTCCTTGAACGGACCGAGCGCCTTCTTGCGGGTCTTGTACAGGAACTGCTCGTCGGTCTCGCCCGGCTTGCGCTCGTCGGCGCAGTTGACCAGGCACCACGCCATCATCTCGGCCCGCAGGTCGGCGGGCAGGCCGCCACCGTCGTACAGGATGTTCTGGAACCCGGTGGCGAGGTGGATCTCGGCGCAGCCGGCGGCCGGGAAGTGGCCGAACGCCTCCTCGGGCAGGGTGCTGGCGCCGTGCTGCACGCAGCCGGCCAGCCCGAACTCCTCCCGGGCGACGGTGGACAGGCGCTGGAGCGTGTCGAAGTCGATGGCAACCGGCGCCACGCTGCCGTCGGCCAGCACCACCCCGCCGTGGGAGGTTCCGGTCTGGATGCTGACCTTGCTGATCCCGGCCGGCGCGTCATCGCCGCCCAGGGCCGATCGGTACTCCGCCAGGTAGGCGCGAAGCTCGGCCTCGGTCGAGTTCGTCTTTCCCACTTCCCCGATCTCGCCGCCGACCGAGATCGTCACGCCCGGTGGGTCGACCTCGCGCACGAGGCGGGTCAGGTCTGCCGTCCGCTCGGCGTTGACCCGCTGCTGCTCCTCGATGCTGGGCAGCGACAGGTCGACGAGGGTGCTGGCGTCGATGTCGATGTTCAGGAATCCGGCGCCGACCGCCTCGCGGACGAGGTCGCGAAGCCCGTCCACCTCAGCCACCGGGTCCGAGGCCCAGCGGGTCGCGTTGAACTGGAAGTGGTCGCCCTGGAGGAAGACGGGGCCGCGCCACCCTTCACGCAGCGCGGCGGCCAGGATGACGGCGGCGTATTCGTCGGGGCGCTGGTCGGTGTACGCCATCTCGCTCTTCGCGATCTCGAACACGAGCGCGCCAACCTGGCGCGCGCTGGCGACGGTGAACACGGTGCGC
This sequence is a window from Actinomycetota bacterium. Protein-coding genes within it:
- a CDS encoding class II fructose-bisphosphate aldolase, whose product is MTVAPVDALRATLAPAAEITPHGLSVADPAAFQGPLTDRLVRDAVFLRDPAAREAARWAVWAASQALGCPSASIQDLYLARGRGELPPTAFTVPAINVRAAGYLTARTVFTVASARQVGALVFEIAKSEMAYTDQRPDEYAAVILAAALREGWRGPVFLQGDHFQFNATRWASDPVAEVDGLRDLVREAVGAGFLNIDIDASTLVDLSLPSIEEQQRVNAERTADLTRLVREVDPPGVTISVGGEIGEVGKTNSTEAELRAYLAEYRSALGGDDAPAGISKVSIQTGTSHGGVVLADGSVAPVAIDFDTLQRLSTVAREEFGLAGCVQHGASTLPEEAFGHFPAAGCAEIHLATGFQNILYDGGGLPADLRAEMMAWCLVNCADERKPGETDEQFLYKTRKKALGPFKEALWSIGPEAEAEIGAHLAARLELLFDRLGVDGTRELVDRFVEPPTLPRRMPASLGGVGGETIRAADETFVDDGSGE